Within Myxococcales bacterium, the genomic segment GTCGAGCACGTCCTCAGGGAAGACGCCTCGGTTGATGCCGTTGCCTTGGTGCACCATGAAACCACTACGGGGCTCTTAAATCCCGTCGAGGCCATTGGAAGGCTTGCGAGGCGCTACGACAAAGTGTTTTTTCTCGATTCTGTCTCTGGGCTCGGGGGAGAGACTTTGGACATAGACGGATGGGGCGTGGATTTGGTAGCTGCGACCGCCAACAAATGCTTGCACGGGCTTCCCGGCGTTGCGTTCGTACTCGCCTCTGATCGGGGGCGTGCGCATGTCGCTGAGGTGCCGCCGCGCTCGGTTTACTTCGATTTACGCAATTATCTCGAGCAACAAGAGGCAGGAGCTGTGCCATTTACGCCATGCATCTCGGGCACATACACGCTTCTTCAGGCGCTCGACGAGCTTGAGGCTGAAGGGGGAATCTCTCAGCGCATTGCTACGTACAGAGAGCGCTCAAGCTTGATCCGCCGTGAGTTTCAGGCACTGGGGCTAAGTCTGTATCTTGATGAAGCGTTGCTCTCAAATAGCATTACAACCTTTAAGCTGCCCAAAGGGCTCAGTTATGTATCGCTCCATGAGCGGCTCAAGCAGGAGGGGTTTGTCATTTACGCTGGACAGGGCAAGCTCGAGCATGAAGTATTCCGCATCGCTAACATGGGTCATGTGCCCATGGAGATCTATGTCAAGCTCGTAGATGCTTTACGCCACGTGTTACGCGATATCCAAAGCGTTGCCACCATATAGAGATTGGCAATGACTACGGCAAACACCCAATAGCCAAGGTAGGCACGAGGCCATGCTCCTATGCATAAGGCCGCTATCATCATGAGAAAATGATGGTGGGTGGGACCGACCCACTGCACACGTCGAAAACATAAATATCCCCCTGGGCAGCTCGAGCCCGTGGAGCGCTGCATCCAACGGACGTAGCTCACCAAAAGCGCGTAGCTCACCCTATCAAAAGCGTTCTTGGGTTCACTGGCGAAAGAGCCCAAGGTGTTATCGATAGAGCCCCGTTTGAGCCGCTGCTTGAGGTTGTCGACGACAGCGCTGTGCCACATAAAACTCGCGCCCGCAGGAAGAAAGATCACCAGCCACTCGAAGGTCTTAGGCGTGTAGCCGAAGACTGAGATGCCGCTGCGGCCGAGGTGCACGACCATGCCAATGAGCACGCTAAATGCCGTCACTCCGTCTGCCAAGCCGTCAAAGATGCGGCCCCGCCAGTCCCCGCCTCCGTAACGACGCGCAAGCTCGCCATCGACGCAATCAAAGACCATCGCGAAGAAAAACAAACATCCGCCCAAGACGGGCCAGGGAAGCGGCGCTGCGTAGAACACGCCCGTGATGACGCCGAGGGCAGCCGTAAATAACGTCACTTGGTTGGCGGTGATGCCTCGAGGCCCGAGCCTTCGCGCGATCCAGCGGCCCAGGGGGCGACAGATGGCGGCATCCAACACCTCATCACGCACCGGCGCTTTCAGTCCGCGCATGCGGCTTCCTTTTCC encodes:
- a CDS encoding alanine--glyoxylate aminotransferase family protein, translating into MKQYWLLNPGPVNTTATVKQAALAADLCHREPEYSALMTEVRHKLLEATGIGTKGYQTALIAGSGTAALELSIASIVRPQRKLLVLNNGVYGARLLKMAQAHGIDCRDITSPWHQPPSVDAVEHVLREDASVDAVALVHHETTTGLLNPVEAIGRLARRYDKVFFLDSVSGLGGETLDIDGWGVDLVAATANKCLHGLPGVAFVLASDRGRAHVAEVPPRSVYFDLRNYLEQQEAGAVPFTPCISGTYTLLQALDELEAEGGISQRIATYRERSSLIRREFQALGLSLYLDEALLSNSITTFKLPKGLSYVSLHERLKQEGFVIYAGQGKLEHEVFRIANMGHVPMEIYVKLVDALRHVLRDIQSVATI
- a CDS encoding CDP-alcohol phosphatidyltransferase family protein, producing MRGLKAPVRDEVLDAAICRPLGRWIARRLGPRGITANQVTLFTAALGVITGVFYAAPLPWPVLGGCLFFFAMVFDCVDGELARRYGGGDWRGRIFDGLADGVTAFSVLIGMVVHLGRSGISVFGYTPKTFEWLVIFLPAGASFMWHSAVVDNLKQRLKRGSIDNTLGSFASEPKNAFDRVSYALLVSYVRWMQRSTGSSCPGGYLCFRRVQWVGPTHHHFLMMIAALCIGAWPRAYLGYWVFAVVIANLYMVATLWISRNTWRKASTSLT